One window of the Candidatus Jettenia sp. genome contains the following:
- the murG gene encoding undecaprenyldiphospho-muramoylpentapeptide beta-N-acetylglucosaminyltransferase: MKVIFAGGGTGGHLMVGLSTAEEIRFRFHDAKIVFFGTGKEFEKRCVEQRGFQFRQMSAKEWKKSWKHIFTFVGALFIGVVESLIEMRKLKPDIVIGLGGYASAAPIIAAKLLSIPSVLLEQNVIPGKANRFLSRWVDEIYCHWRGSVKWFSKAKIVRVTGTPIRKDILYSKKMCSSEKFGLSHSKKTLLITGGSQGAQAINEVILRCLPRLGLLSNELQIIHCTGEYSYKTVKAAYEQTKIDAFVCSFLDDMGSALTMADLIVCRAGATTIAEITAIGIPAILIPYPYAADNHQYWNAMELVSNGGGYLLQQFDLTPEKLIELITDLLHNKEKYDRMKMFNKGMGIPNATVCVVDNICRVISLKSAEFVLTIG; the protein is encoded by the coding sequence ATGAAAGTAATTTTTGCAGGGGGCGGTACTGGCGGGCATCTCATGGTTGGATTGAGTACCGCAGAAGAAATTCGGTTCCGGTTTCATGATGCAAAAATTGTATTTTTTGGAACGGGAAAAGAATTTGAGAAGCGATGTGTAGAGCAACGAGGATTCCAATTTCGGCAAATGAGTGCAAAAGAATGGAAGAAATCATGGAAACATATATTTACGTTTGTAGGTGCTCTGTTTATAGGTGTTGTAGAATCCTTAATTGAAATGAGAAAATTGAAGCCTGATATTGTGATTGGTTTAGGTGGGTATGCATCTGCTGCGCCAATTATTGCTGCAAAATTGCTTAGTATTCCTTCAGTATTGCTTGAACAAAATGTAATTCCCGGCAAGGCGAATAGATTTTTATCCAGGTGGGTTGACGAGATATATTGCCATTGGCGAGGATCCGTTAAATGGTTCAGCAAGGCAAAGATTGTTCGTGTAACAGGGACACCGATTCGAAAGGATATTTTATACAGCAAAAAAATGTGCTCCTCAGAGAAATTCGGATTAAGTCATTCTAAGAAGACGCTGCTTATTACCGGTGGAAGTCAGGGAGCACAGGCTATTAATGAAGTTATATTGAGATGTTTACCCAGATTAGGATTATTATCAAACGAATTACAAATAATCCATTGTACTGGTGAATATAGTTATAAAACTGTAAAAGCAGCATATGAACAAACGAAAATAGATGCATTTGTGTGCAGTTTTCTCGACGATATGGGTAGTGCTCTTACTATGGCAGATTTAATTGTTTGTAGGGCGGGTGCAACTACAATTGCCGAAATTACTGCAATAGGTATTCCTGCTATATTAATACCATATCCATATGCTGCCGACAATCATCAATACTGGAATGCAATGGAATTAGTAAGCAATGGTGGAGGGTATTTGTTACAGCAATTTGATCTGACGCCTGAAAAACTCATAGAACTTATTACCGATCTCCTTCATAATAAGGAGAAATATGATAGGATGAAGATGTTTAATAAAGGGATGGGAATTCCTAATGCAACAGTCTGTGTCGTTGATAATATATGCAGGGTGATTAGTTTAAAAAGCGCCGAATTTGTACTTACTATAGGGTAA